One genomic segment of Streptomyces sp. NBC_00239 includes these proteins:
- a CDS encoding cation:proton antiporter, which yields MNGWAVVIAGGVFVGYGALSRRLSTTVLSGPLVFMLAGLAIGPLGLDLLDRAKDTEVTRTLLESALVLLLFADAAGIRDRDLRREEFLPLRLLVVGLPVTMALGLLVAWPLLPGLSVWELALAAVILAPTDAALGQQAFSNKRVPPLVRGGLTIESGLNDGLALPFFVLALAAAGEGHDHPSVAETFLRALLLSSAIGIAAGWTGASLLRWSLARGWSSSDWRQFLVLAVPVIAYVLCAMVEGSGFIGAWVAGLAFGIHLRRTPADLDIPPQDSDPAQSTRFTERLGLLLASLSFLVFGAVILGPTLQHLNWRMVLYALFSLTVIRMLPVALALAGTGLRPPSIAYIGWFGPRGLASLVFGLLALEEHLPGGTLLSDVIAVTVGLSVILHGASAPILGDRYGSWFTRTLRKEPNLRENALAQHDGPR from the coding sequence ATGAACGGCTGGGCCGTCGTGATCGCCGGGGGTGTGTTCGTCGGCTATGGGGCGCTCTCACGTCGTTTGTCGACCACGGTGCTCTCGGGACCGCTGGTCTTCATGCTCGCCGGTCTGGCGATCGGCCCGCTGGGACTGGACCTGCTGGACCGGGCGAAGGATACCGAGGTCACGCGGACGCTCCTGGAGAGCGCGCTGGTGCTCCTTCTGTTCGCGGACGCGGCGGGGATCAGGGACCGGGACCTGCGCCGGGAGGAGTTCCTGCCGCTGCGGCTGCTCGTGGTCGGCCTGCCGGTCACGATGGCTCTGGGCCTGCTGGTGGCCTGGCCGCTGCTGCCCGGCCTGAGCGTGTGGGAGCTGGCCCTGGCCGCCGTCATCCTCGCGCCGACGGACGCCGCGCTCGGGCAGCAGGCCTTTTCCAACAAGCGGGTGCCCCCGCTGGTCCGCGGCGGCCTGACCATCGAATCCGGTCTGAACGACGGCCTGGCCCTTCCGTTCTTCGTCCTGGCACTCGCGGCGGCGGGTGAGGGCCACGACCATCCGAGCGTGGCCGAGACGTTTCTGCGCGCGCTGCTGCTGAGCAGCGCGATCGGAATCGCGGCCGGCTGGACCGGGGCGAGCCTGTTGCGCTGGTCGCTCGCCCGGGGGTGGAGCAGCTCCGACTGGCGGCAGTTCCTGGTCCTCGCCGTCCCCGTCATCGCGTACGTCCTGTGCGCCATGGTCGAGGGCAGCGGCTTCATCGGCGCCTGGGTCGCCGGCCTGGCCTTCGGCATCCACCTGCGCCGCACCCCCGCCGACCTGGACATCCCGCCCCAGGACTCGGACCCCGCGCAGAGCACCAGGTTCACCGAACGCCTCGGCCTCCTCCTCGCCTCACTGAGCTTCCTCGTCTTCGGCGCCGTCATCCTGGGACCGACACTCCAGCACCTGAACTGGCGCATGGTCCTCTACGCGCTGTTCAGCCTGACCGTCATCCGGATGCTGCCCGTCGCACTCGCCCTGGCCGGCACCGGCCTGCGCCCACCCTCCATCGCGTACATCGGCTGGTTCGGCCCGCGGGGGCTCGCGTCCCTCGTGTTCGGCCTGCTCGCCCTCGAAGAACATCTGCCCGGGGGAACCCTGCTGAGCGACGTCATCGCCGTGACCGTGGGCCTGAGCGTCATCCTCCACGGAGCATCAGCTCCGATCCTGGGCGACCGCTACGGCTCATGGTTCACCAGGACACTCCGCAAGGAACCGAACCTGCGGGAGAACGCCCTCGCGCAGCACGACGGCCCACGCTGA
- a CDS encoding RCC1 domain-containing protein, whose amino-acid sequence MLLTALAAWALPAAPPAAAQVQRVESWGANGFGQLGDGTTYTRHTPVTVAGLTVANATSLVAGGTHGLAVLSNGTVKAWGANNAGQLGDGTTSTLETPDHLTPGTVRELSGVTAVAAGCTHSLALLSNGTVKAWGNNFAGQLGNGTTGSISNSTPVTVIDPSNPSAPLSGVTAIAAGCDHSLALLSNGTVRAWGLNDLGQLGNGSTSGMSGTPVTVIAPGNPSAPLSGVRELDGGNSHSLALMSNGTVRAWGSNSVGQLGNGSTGGASGTPVTVANVTGARDIAAGANHSLALLSSLILPSTVRAWGSNSVGQLGNGSTGGASGTPVTVTNLTGVRDIAAGGNHSLAYLSAGTLRSWGGNNAGQLGNGSTTNSGTPVTVRTGIGTITHIAAGDEYSLAA is encoded by the coding sequence GTGCTGCTGACCGCCCTGGCTGCGTGGGCGCTGCCCGCCGCGCCGCCGGCCGCCGCCCAGGTGCAGCGCGTCGAGTCATGGGGTGCCAACGGCTTCGGGCAGCTCGGCGACGGCACTACCTACACACGGCACACCCCGGTCACCGTGGCTGGACTGACCGTCGCCAACGCCACCAGCCTCGTCGCAGGCGGAACTCATGGCCTGGCCGTGCTGTCCAACGGCACGGTCAAGGCCTGGGGTGCCAACAACGCCGGGCAACTCGGCGACGGCACCACCTCCACCCTTGAAACCCCCGACCACCTCACCCCCGGCACGGTACGCGAGCTGAGCGGTGTGACCGCGGTCGCCGCCGGCTGCACCCACAGCCTCGCCCTGCTGTCCAACGGCACCGTCAAGGCCTGGGGCAACAACTTCGCCGGCCAGCTCGGCAACGGCACCACCGGCTCGATCAGCAACAGCACCCCCGTCACCGTCATCGACCCCAGCAACCCCAGCGCCCCCCTCAGCGGCGTGACCGCGATCGCCGCGGGCTGCGACCACAGTCTTGCCCTGCTGTCCAACGGCACGGTCCGAGCCTGGGGCTTGAACGACCTCGGGCAGCTCGGCAACGGCAGCACCAGCGGCATGAGCGGCACCCCCGTCACCGTCATCGCCCCCGGCAACCCCAGCGCCCCCCTCAGCGGCGTCCGGGAGCTTGACGGCGGGAACTCCCACAGCCTCGCCCTGATGTCCAACGGCACGGTCCGAGCGTGGGGCAGCAACAGCGTCGGGCAGCTCGGGAACGGCAGCACCGGCGGGGCCAGCGGCACCCCCGTCACCGTCGCCAACGTCACCGGAGCCCGGGACATCGCCGCCGGCGCCAACCACAGCCTCGCCCTGCTGTCCAGCCTCATCCTGCCGTCCACGGTCCGAGCCTGGGGCAGCAACAGCGTCGGGCAGCTCGGGAACGGCAGCACCGGCGGGGCCAGCGGCACCCCCGTCACCGTCACCAACCTCACCGGAGTCCGGGACATCGCCGCCGGCGGCAACCACAGCCTGGCGTACCTGTCCGCCGGCACTCTCAGATCCTGGGGCGGCAACAACGCTGGGCAACTGGGCAACGGCAGCACCACCAACAGCGGCACCCCCGTCACGGTGCGCACCGGGATCGGCACCATCACCCACATCGCCGCGGGCGATGAGTACAGCCTGGCGGCCTGA
- a CDS encoding caspase family protein, with protein sequence MTPVTRALRRPPRRRRPSVPTGLSIHIGLSSVDPVKCGGWDGQLNACENDARDMAAIARANGFGETVILTPDGTVENITAALRDAAGGLTAGDILLFTYSGHGAQVDDTTEDEPDTLTPEALESQFQTRDPAKVETASRLMPPLKQQEVFVRDRESYAGPQREPKNAQDAAGEPDALRISACQDNHLASDGGANGLFTAGLLKVRNDGPFEDGYRSFHRAIQRRVPVIQSPNLYLTGEPAASFLPRKPFTV encoded by the coding sequence GTGACACCCGTGACCCGCGCCCTGCGCCGCCCGCCGCGCCGAAGGAGACCCTCCGTACCCACTGGCCTGTCCATCCACATCGGACTCAGCTCGGTCGACCCCGTCAAGTGCGGCGGCTGGGACGGCCAGCTGAACGCCTGCGAGAACGATGCGCGCGACATGGCGGCCATCGCCCGCGCCAACGGCTTCGGCGAGACGGTGATCCTGACCCCCGACGGAACCGTCGAGAACATCACCGCCGCCCTGCGCGACGCCGCCGGCGGGCTGACCGCAGGGGACATCCTGCTCTTCACGTACTCGGGCCACGGCGCCCAGGTGGACGACACCACCGAAGACGAACCCGACACGCTCACCCCAGAGGCGCTCGAATCGCAGTTCCAGACCAGGGATCCGGCCAAGGTGGAGACCGCCTCCCGGCTGATGCCGCCGCTCAAGCAGCAGGAGGTCTTCGTCCGCGACCGGGAGTCCTACGCCGGGCCGCAGCGCGAGCCGAAGAACGCACAGGACGCGGCAGGTGAGCCCGACGCACTCCGCATTTCGGCCTGTCAGGACAATCACCTGGCCTCGGACGGAGGCGCCAACGGCCTGTTCACCGCGGGCCTGCTCAAGGTCCGGAACGACGGGCCGTTCGAGGACGGGTACCGCTCCTTCCACCGCGCGATCCAGCGCCGCGTGCCCGTCATCCAGAGCCCCAACCTCTACCTGACAGGGGAGCCGGCGGCGAGTTTCCTCCCTCGGAAGCCCTTCACGGTGTGA
- a CDS encoding DNA/RNA non-specific endonuclease, with protein MNTSSEAAASRGPLDDRTGYDEAFLGKVVPLPVPGDGIPTIVLPYTHFTVVHRPDRRFAASTAVCIDGSKLVANVDREDDWDLDPRIPANQQAGQAIYADNDLDRGHLVRRLDPVWGTTTEANKANADTFHFTNAAPQQNTFNQGKKLWLGLENFLLDHAAKFDRKLSVFTGPVLHDSDPPYRGIQVPLRFWKVAAFMQDGNLASTAYILDQSPDLSRDRERAMAGAKAGPPPLGPFRTFQVPVADIAEVTGLDLGPLPDVDLMPPVRAPGDRWHRLESYDDIMMRN; from the coding sequence ATGAACACTTCATCCGAGGCCGCGGCCTCGCGCGGTCCGCTGGACGATCGCACCGGCTACGACGAAGCCTTCCTGGGCAAGGTCGTGCCCCTGCCCGTGCCCGGCGACGGCATTCCGACGATCGTTCTGCCGTACACCCACTTCACGGTTGTCCACCGCCCCGACCGCCGGTTCGCGGCCTCCACGGCCGTCTGCATCGACGGCTCGAAGCTGGTGGCGAACGTGGACCGGGAGGACGACTGGGACCTCGACCCGCGCATCCCGGCGAACCAGCAGGCCGGCCAGGCGATCTACGCCGACAACGACCTGGACAGGGGACATCTGGTGCGCCGGCTGGACCCGGTGTGGGGCACGACCACCGAGGCCAACAAGGCCAACGCCGACACCTTCCACTTCACCAACGCGGCCCCGCAGCAGAACACGTTCAACCAGGGCAAGAAGCTGTGGCTGGGGCTGGAGAACTTCCTCCTCGACCACGCGGCCAAGTTCGACCGGAAGCTGAGCGTGTTCACCGGACCGGTGCTGCACGACTCTGACCCGCCCTACCGCGGTATCCAGGTACCGCTGCGGTTCTGGAAGGTGGCGGCCTTCATGCAGGACGGCAACCTCGCGTCCACGGCGTACATCCTCGACCAGAGCCCCGACCTCAGCCGGGACCGCGAGCGGGCCATGGCGGGGGCCAAGGCCGGCCCGCCACCGCTGGGCCCCTTCCGGACCTTCCAGGTGCCGGTGGCGGACATCGCCGAGGTGACCGGCCTCGACCTCGGCCCGCTCCCCGACGTGGACCTGATGCCTCCGGTCCGCGCCCCCGGCGACCGCTGGCACCGCCTGGAGAGCTACGACGACATCATGATGCGGAACTGA